A DNA window from Eretmochelys imbricata isolate rEreImb1 chromosome 3, rEreImb1.hap1, whole genome shotgun sequence contains the following coding sequences:
- the TRIB2 gene encoding tribbles homolog 2 translates to MNIQRSTPITIARYGRPRNKNQDFEELSSIRSTEPSQSFSPNLGSPSPPETPNLSHCVSCIGKYLLLEPLEGDHVFRAVHLHSGEELVCKVFDIGCYQESLAPCFCLPAHNSINQITEIILGETKAYVFFERGYGDMHSFVRTCKKLKEEEAAKLFYQIASAVSHCHDGGLVLRDLKLRKFIFKDEERTRVKLESLEDAYILRGNDDSLSDKHGCPAYVSPEILNTNGSYSGKAADVWSLGVMLYTMLVGRYPFHDIEPSSLFSKIRRGQFNIPETLSPKAKCLIRSILRREPSERLTSQEILDHPWFSTDFNVSNSGYGAKEVSDQLVPDVNMEEDLDPFFN, encoded by the exons ATGAACATACAAAGGTCAACCCCTATCACAATAGCGCGATATGGGAGACCTCGGAATAAAAACCAGGATTTTGAAGAACTCTCGTCTATAAGATCTACCGAGCCAAGCCAGAGTTTTAGTCCGAACCTAGGCTCTCCGAGCCCGCCAGAGACTCCTAACTTGTCGCATTGCGTTTCTTGCATCGGGAAATACTTATTGTTGGAGCCTCTTGAGGGAGACCACGTTTTCCGAGCCGTGCATTTGCACAGTGGAGAGGAGCTGGTTTGCAAG GTATTTGACATTGGTTGCTACCAAGAGTCATTAGCGCCGTGTTTTTGTTTACCTGCACACAACAGTATCAACCAAATTACTGAAATAATTCTTGGGGAGACAAAAGCATACGTGTTCTTTGAAAGAGGCTATGGGGATATGCATTCTTTTGTTCGTACCTGCAAGAAGCTTAAAGAAGAAGAGGCAGCAAAACTGTTCTACCAAATAGCTTCTGCTGTTTCGCACTGTCATGATGGTGGACTGGTTTTGCGGGATCTCAAACTGCGAAAATTTATCTTTAAGGATGAAGAAAG GACTAGAGTAAAATTGGAGAGTCTAGAAGATGCATATATTTTACGAGGAAATGATGACTCTCTTTCTGATAAGCATGGATGCCCGGCCTATGTGAGTCCAGAGATCTTGAACACAAATGGCAGCTACTCTGGCAAGGCAGCAGATGTATGGAGTCTAGGTGTCATGCTTTACACAATGTTAGTTGGACGCTATCCTTTCCATGACATTGAGCCTAGTTCTCTCTTCAGCAAGATCCGTCGTGGGCAATTTAACATTCCAGAGACTCTCTCCCCCAAGGCAAAATGCCTTATACGTAGCATACTGCGCCGGGAGCCATCGGAACGGCTGACTTCACAGGAAATTCTGGACCATCCCTGGTTTTCTACAGATTTTAATGTCTCTAATTCAGGATATGGTGCTAAGGAAGTATCAGATCAGCTGGTGCCTGATGTCAACATGGAAGAAGATTTGGACCCATTCTTTAACTGA